A DNA window from Coffea arabica cultivar ET-39 chromosome 6c, Coffea Arabica ET-39 HiFi, whole genome shotgun sequence contains the following coding sequences:
- the LOC113694008 gene encoding VIN3-like protein 1 isoform X3: MSEPATKISKKPIKNQDQKKTASSPKDQPLKKQNRKAENPVRIPPTTEQCADFKCSNSWICKNSACRATLSIEDTFCKRCSCCICHLFDDNKDPSLWLECASESGQGDYCGLSCHIECALQRGKVGVVDLGQLMQLDGSYCCAACGKVSGILGYWKKQLNIAKDARRVDVLCYRIFLSYRLLDGTSRFKELHEIIKEAKAKLETEVGPVNGVSAKMARGIVSRLSVAGNVQTLCSLAIEKADEWLTSKSSATADYRGAWFPILAEGSLPAACRFLFEEVTSTSVVIVLIELSSVSSNDVKGYKLWYCKSREENYTKEPVCVFPRAQRRILISNLQPCTEYSFRIVSYMEGGDLGHSEAKCFTKSREIIHKNSNSVAENHSHRKENPDSGGSSSAEMEHRTPTAIESDSGFKVRDLGKILRLAWAQEQGCFERFCGADIVRCSSVSKVIKPESIQEDVPSVSRELDLNVASVPDLNEEAAPLIESSRDEDNGCTLARTVEADDDAVSHDIEKNGVARSHGSGDSQNWNHGQNGEVPAVDSKVEASRKRAASNGETHDSDSTLINGSPFRVRNGPGCLDENFEYCVKIIRWLECEGFIEKEFRLKLLTWFSLRSTDQERRVVNTFIQTLLDDPSSLAGQLVDSFTDIISSKRPRNGFCSRLWH; the protein is encoded by the exons ATGTCTGAACCAGCTacaaaaattagcaaaaaacCAATTAAAAACCAGGATCAAAAGAAAACAGCTTCAAGTCCCAAAGATCAACctttgaaaaaacaaaatagaAAGGCTGAAAACCCTGTCCGCATTCCCCCCACAACAGAACAATGTGCTGATTTTAAATGTTCGAATTCATGGATATGCAAAAATTCTGCATGTCGAGCAACTCTTTCCATAGAAGACACATTCTGTAAGCGGTGCTCTTGCTGCATTTGTCACTTATTTGATGACAACAAGGATCCAAGTCTTTGGTTAGAATGTGCATCTGAATCTGGCCAGGGGGACTACTGTGGCCTATCTTGCCACATTGAATGTGCTCTCCAACGTGGGAAGGTGGGGGTGGTCGATCTTGGACAACTGATGCAGCTagatggaagctattgttgtgcTGCTTGTGGTAAAGTTTCAGGGATACTTGG ATACTGGAAGAAACAGCTAAATATAGCGAAGGATGCTCGTCGAGTGGACGTCCTGTGCTATCGGATATTTCTGAGTTATAGGCTCCTGGATGGGACTTCCAGATTTAAAGAACTCCATGAAATTATTAAAGAAGCCAAGGCCAAGTTAGAAACAGAGGTCGGCCCAGTTAATGGAGTTTCTGCCAAGATGGCCAGGGGAATTGTCAGCAGACTTTCTGTTGCAGGCAATGTCCAGACGCTCTGCTCCCTTGCCATTGAGAAAGCTGATGAATGGCTGACCTCAAAGTCCAGTGCCACCGCAGATTACAGAG GCGCTTGGTTTCCAATTTTGGCAGAGGGTTCACTGCCTGCTGCTTGCAGATTCTTGTTTGAGGAAGTAACATCTACTTCAGTTGTAATTGTATTGATAGAGCTTTCTAGTGTATCCTCCAATGATGTCAAGGGCTACAAGCTTTGGTATTGTAAGAGTAGGGAAGAAAATTACACCAAGGAGCCTGTTTGTGTATTTCCAAGAGCTCAAAGGAGGATTTTGATATCCAATTTGCAGCCCTGCACCGAATACTCCTTCCGCATAGTTTCTTATATGGAGGGAGGTGACTTGGGGCACTCTGAGGCCAAGTGCTTCACCAAGAGCAGAGAGATAATTCACAAGAATTCCAATTCAGTTGCAGAAAATCATAGCCATAGGAAGGAGAATCCAGATTCTGGAGGCAGCTCAAGTGCTGAGATGGAGCACAGAACTCCTACTGCCATTGAATCTGACTCCGGTTTTAAAGTCAGGGACCTTGGAAAGATCTTGAGACTGGCTTGGGCTCAAGAACAAGGCTGTTTTGAGAGATTCTGTGGGGCAGATATTGTTAGATGTAGTAGTGTTAGTAAAGTTATTAAACCAGAAAGCATACAAGAAGACGTCCCATCTGTTTCACGTGAACTTGATTTAAATGTTGCTTCAGTTCCCGATCTAAATGAAGAGGCAGCTCCTCTAATTGAGTCATCAAGAGATGAAGATAATGGTTGCACTTTAGCACGGACTGTTGAGGCAGATGATGATGCAGTTTCTCATGACATTGAGAAAAATGGTGTAGCAAGGTCGCATGGTAGTGGTGACTCCCAAAACTGGAACCATGGGCAGAATGGAGAGGTGCCTGCTGTCGACTCTAAGGTGGAAGCAAGCCGAAAGAGAGCAGCTAGCAATGGAGAGACACATGATTCTGATAGCACTCTTATAAATGGATCACCATTTCGAGTGCGGAATGGACCGGGTTGCCTGGATGAGAATTTTGAGTACTGTGTCAAGATCATACGCTGGCTGGAGTGTGAAGGCTTCATAGAAAAGGAGTTTAGATTGAAATTGCTTACGTGGTTCAGCTTGAGATCAACCGACCAAGAACGCAGGGTGGTAAACACTTTTATTCAAACTCTACTTGATGATCCAAGTAGCTTGGCTGGACAATTGGTTGACTCGTTTACTGATATAATATCAAGCAAGAGGCCTCGAAATGGCTTCTGCAGCAGGCTTTGGCATTAG
- the LOC113694008 gene encoding VIN3-like protein 1 isoform X1: MDLEDKFLAKVSGIQSLSSSVHSTPEKNGQSDDASRSPKVLQEFLKSGARKDLLHTCLEKEKKQSASSKCKMSEPATKISKKPIKNQDQKKTASSPKDQPLKKQNRKAENPVRIPPTTEQCADFKCSNSWICKNSACRATLSIEDTFCKRCSCCICHLFDDNKDPSLWLECASESGQGDYCGLSCHIECALQRGKVGVVDLGQLMQLDGSYCCAACGKVSGILGYWKKQLNIAKDARRVDVLCYRIFLSYRLLDGTSRFKELHEIIKEAKAKLETEVGPVNGVSAKMARGIVSRLSVAGNVQTLCSLAIEKADEWLTSKSSATADYRGAWFPILAEGSLPAACRFLFEEVTSTSVVIVLIELSSVSSNDVKGYKLWYCKSREENYTKEPVCVFPRAQRRILISNLQPCTEYSFRIVSYMEGGDLGHSEAKCFTKSREIIHKNSNSVAENHSHRKENPDSGGSSSAEMEHRTPTAIESDSGFKVRDLGKILRLAWAQEQGCFERFCGADIVRCSSVSKVIKPESIQEDVPSVSRELDLNVASVPDLNEEAAPLIESSRDEDNGCTLARTVEADDDAVSHDIEKNGVARSHGSGDSQNWNHGQNGEVPAVDSKVEASRKRAASNGETHDSDSTLINGSPFRVRNGPGCLDENFEYCVKIIRWLECEGFIEKEFRLKLLTWFSLRSTDQERRVVNTFIQTLLDDPSSLAGQLVDSFTDIISSKRPRNGFCSRLWH; encoded by the exons ATGGATTTGGAAGATAAATTTCTTGCTAAAG TTTCTGGCATTCAAAGTCTATCTTCCAGTGTGCACAGCACTCCGGAGAAAAATGGACAGTCAGATGATGCTTCTAGAAGCCCCAAGGTACTCCAAGAATTTCTAAAATCTGGTGCAAGGAAGGATCTGTTGCATACTTGcttggaaaaggaaaagaaacaatcagCTTCATCAAAGTGCAAAATGTCTGAACCAGCTacaaaaattagcaaaaaacCAATTAAAAACCAGGATCAAAAGAAAACAGCTTCAAGTCCCAAAGATCAACctttgaaaaaacaaaatagaAAGGCTGAAAACCCTGTCCGCATTCCCCCCACAACAGAACAATGTGCTGATTTTAAATGTTCGAATTCATGGATATGCAAAAATTCTGCATGTCGAGCAACTCTTTCCATAGAAGACACATTCTGTAAGCGGTGCTCTTGCTGCATTTGTCACTTATTTGATGACAACAAGGATCCAAGTCTTTGGTTAGAATGTGCATCTGAATCTGGCCAGGGGGACTACTGTGGCCTATCTTGCCACATTGAATGTGCTCTCCAACGTGGGAAGGTGGGGGTGGTCGATCTTGGACAACTGATGCAGCTagatggaagctattgttgtgcTGCTTGTGGTAAAGTTTCAGGGATACTTGG ATACTGGAAGAAACAGCTAAATATAGCGAAGGATGCTCGTCGAGTGGACGTCCTGTGCTATCGGATATTTCTGAGTTATAGGCTCCTGGATGGGACTTCCAGATTTAAAGAACTCCATGAAATTATTAAAGAAGCCAAGGCCAAGTTAGAAACAGAGGTCGGCCCAGTTAATGGAGTTTCTGCCAAGATGGCCAGGGGAATTGTCAGCAGACTTTCTGTTGCAGGCAATGTCCAGACGCTCTGCTCCCTTGCCATTGAGAAAGCTGATGAATGGCTGACCTCAAAGTCCAGTGCCACCGCAGATTACAGAG GCGCTTGGTTTCCAATTTTGGCAGAGGGTTCACTGCCTGCTGCTTGCAGATTCTTGTTTGAGGAAGTAACATCTACTTCAGTTGTAATTGTATTGATAGAGCTTTCTAGTGTATCCTCCAATGATGTCAAGGGCTACAAGCTTTGGTATTGTAAGAGTAGGGAAGAAAATTACACCAAGGAGCCTGTTTGTGTATTTCCAAGAGCTCAAAGGAGGATTTTGATATCCAATTTGCAGCCCTGCACCGAATACTCCTTCCGCATAGTTTCTTATATGGAGGGAGGTGACTTGGGGCACTCTGAGGCCAAGTGCTTCACCAAGAGCAGAGAGATAATTCACAAGAATTCCAATTCAGTTGCAGAAAATCATAGCCATAGGAAGGAGAATCCAGATTCTGGAGGCAGCTCAAGTGCTGAGATGGAGCACAGAACTCCTACTGCCATTGAATCTGACTCCGGTTTTAAAGTCAGGGACCTTGGAAAGATCTTGAGACTGGCTTGGGCTCAAGAACAAGGCTGTTTTGAGAGATTCTGTGGGGCAGATATTGTTAGATGTAGTAGTGTTAGTAAAGTTATTAAACCAGAAAGCATACAAGAAGACGTCCCATCTGTTTCACGTGAACTTGATTTAAATGTTGCTTCAGTTCCCGATCTAAATGAAGAGGCAGCTCCTCTAATTGAGTCATCAAGAGATGAAGATAATGGTTGCACTTTAGCACGGACTGTTGAGGCAGATGATGATGCAGTTTCTCATGACATTGAGAAAAATGGTGTAGCAAGGTCGCATGGTAGTGGTGACTCCCAAAACTGGAACCATGGGCAGAATGGAGAGGTGCCTGCTGTCGACTCTAAGGTGGAAGCAAGCCGAAAGAGAGCAGCTAGCAATGGAGAGACACATGATTCTGATAGCACTCTTATAAATGGATCACCATTTCGAGTGCGGAATGGACCGGGTTGCCTGGATGAGAATTTTGAGTACTGTGTCAAGATCATACGCTGGCTGGAGTGTGAAGGCTTCATAGAAAAGGAGTTTAGATTGAAATTGCTTACGTGGTTCAGCTTGAGATCAACCGACCAAGAACGCAGGGTGGTAAACACTTTTATTCAAACTCTACTTGATGATCCAAGTAGCTTGGCTGGACAATTGGTTGACTCGTTTACTGATATAATATCAAGCAAGAGGCCTCGAAATGGCTTCTGCAGCAGGCTTTGGCATTAG
- the LOC113694008 gene encoding VIN3-like protein 1 isoform X2, with translation MDLEDKFLAKVSGIQSLSSSVHSTPEKNGQSDDASRSPKVLQEFLKSGARKDLLHTCLEKEKKQSASSKCKMSEPATKISKKPIKNQDQKKTASSPKDQPLKKQNRKAENPVRIPPTTEQCADFKCSNSWICKNSACRATLSIEDTFCKRCSCCICHLFDDNKDPSLWLECASESGQGDYCGLSCHIECALQRGKVGVVDLGQLMQLDGSYCCAACGKVSGILGYWKKQLNIAKDARRVDVLCYRIFLSYRLLDGTSRFKELHEIIKEAKAKLETEVGPVNGVSAKMARGIVSRLSVAGNVQTLCSLAIEKADEWLTSKSSATADYREGSLPAACRFLFEEVTSTSVVIVLIELSSVSSNDVKGYKLWYCKSREENYTKEPVCVFPRAQRRILISNLQPCTEYSFRIVSYMEGGDLGHSEAKCFTKSREIIHKNSNSVAENHSHRKENPDSGGSSSAEMEHRTPTAIESDSGFKVRDLGKILRLAWAQEQGCFERFCGADIVRCSSVSKVIKPESIQEDVPSVSRELDLNVASVPDLNEEAAPLIESSRDEDNGCTLARTVEADDDAVSHDIEKNGVARSHGSGDSQNWNHGQNGEVPAVDSKVEASRKRAASNGETHDSDSTLINGSPFRVRNGPGCLDENFEYCVKIIRWLECEGFIEKEFRLKLLTWFSLRSTDQERRVVNTFIQTLLDDPSSLAGQLVDSFTDIISSKRPRNGFCSRLWH, from the exons ATGGATTTGGAAGATAAATTTCTTGCTAAAG TTTCTGGCATTCAAAGTCTATCTTCCAGTGTGCACAGCACTCCGGAGAAAAATGGACAGTCAGATGATGCTTCTAGAAGCCCCAAGGTACTCCAAGAATTTCTAAAATCTGGTGCAAGGAAGGATCTGTTGCATACTTGcttggaaaaggaaaagaaacaatcagCTTCATCAAAGTGCAAAATGTCTGAACCAGCTacaaaaattagcaaaaaacCAATTAAAAACCAGGATCAAAAGAAAACAGCTTCAAGTCCCAAAGATCAACctttgaaaaaacaaaatagaAAGGCTGAAAACCCTGTCCGCATTCCCCCCACAACAGAACAATGTGCTGATTTTAAATGTTCGAATTCATGGATATGCAAAAATTCTGCATGTCGAGCAACTCTTTCCATAGAAGACACATTCTGTAAGCGGTGCTCTTGCTGCATTTGTCACTTATTTGATGACAACAAGGATCCAAGTCTTTGGTTAGAATGTGCATCTGAATCTGGCCAGGGGGACTACTGTGGCCTATCTTGCCACATTGAATGTGCTCTCCAACGTGGGAAGGTGGGGGTGGTCGATCTTGGACAACTGATGCAGCTagatggaagctattgttgtgcTGCTTGTGGTAAAGTTTCAGGGATACTTGG ATACTGGAAGAAACAGCTAAATATAGCGAAGGATGCTCGTCGAGTGGACGTCCTGTGCTATCGGATATTTCTGAGTTATAGGCTCCTGGATGGGACTTCCAGATTTAAAGAACTCCATGAAATTATTAAAGAAGCCAAGGCCAAGTTAGAAACAGAGGTCGGCCCAGTTAATGGAGTTTCTGCCAAGATGGCCAGGGGAATTGTCAGCAGACTTTCTGTTGCAGGCAATGTCCAGACGCTCTGCTCCCTTGCCATTGAGAAAGCTGATGAATGGCTGACCTCAAAGTCCAGTGCCACCGCAGATTACAGAG AGGGTTCACTGCCTGCTGCTTGCAGATTCTTGTTTGAGGAAGTAACATCTACTTCAGTTGTAATTGTATTGATAGAGCTTTCTAGTGTATCCTCCAATGATGTCAAGGGCTACAAGCTTTGGTATTGTAAGAGTAGGGAAGAAAATTACACCAAGGAGCCTGTTTGTGTATTTCCAAGAGCTCAAAGGAGGATTTTGATATCCAATTTGCAGCCCTGCACCGAATACTCCTTCCGCATAGTTTCTTATATGGAGGGAGGTGACTTGGGGCACTCTGAGGCCAAGTGCTTCACCAAGAGCAGAGAGATAATTCACAAGAATTCCAATTCAGTTGCAGAAAATCATAGCCATAGGAAGGAGAATCCAGATTCTGGAGGCAGCTCAAGTGCTGAGATGGAGCACAGAACTCCTACTGCCATTGAATCTGACTCCGGTTTTAAAGTCAGGGACCTTGGAAAGATCTTGAGACTGGCTTGGGCTCAAGAACAAGGCTGTTTTGAGAGATTCTGTGGGGCAGATATTGTTAGATGTAGTAGTGTTAGTAAAGTTATTAAACCAGAAAGCATACAAGAAGACGTCCCATCTGTTTCACGTGAACTTGATTTAAATGTTGCTTCAGTTCCCGATCTAAATGAAGAGGCAGCTCCTCTAATTGAGTCATCAAGAGATGAAGATAATGGTTGCACTTTAGCACGGACTGTTGAGGCAGATGATGATGCAGTTTCTCATGACATTGAGAAAAATGGTGTAGCAAGGTCGCATGGTAGTGGTGACTCCCAAAACTGGAACCATGGGCAGAATGGAGAGGTGCCTGCTGTCGACTCTAAGGTGGAAGCAAGCCGAAAGAGAGCAGCTAGCAATGGAGAGACACATGATTCTGATAGCACTCTTATAAATGGATCACCATTTCGAGTGCGGAATGGACCGGGTTGCCTGGATGAGAATTTTGAGTACTGTGTCAAGATCATACGCTGGCTGGAGTGTGAAGGCTTCATAGAAAAGGAGTTTAGATTGAAATTGCTTACGTGGTTCAGCTTGAGATCAACCGACCAAGAACGCAGGGTGGTAAACACTTTTATTCAAACTCTACTTGATGATCCAAGTAGCTTGGCTGGACAATTGGTTGACTCGTTTACTGATATAATATCAAGCAAGAGGCCTCGAAATGGCTTCTGCAGCAGGCTTTGGCATTAG